From the Coffea eugenioides isolate CCC68of chromosome 1, Ceug_1.0, whole genome shotgun sequence genome, the window CATCAGGGAAGCATctagttattattattattattatgatgcAGTTAAACAATGATCTAGAGAAGTTCCTTTTCTTTGTGGAGAACCTTGAAACTGTGCCGTTTTCTTGTTTGCTGATCAGACTGCTGAAACTGGGGGCTCTAGATGTCAAGAGCGTGGTTGATGGACACCAGGTGTGGCGGTTGGCCTCTTGCATGTGGCTACATGCCGGGGTGTTCCATGTTCTTGCCAATATGTTGAGTCTCATCTTTGTTGGCGTTCGGCTAGAGCAGGAGTTTGGCTTTGGTATGCCCATCCTTtgcaacttcttttctcatAGATGTCATTCTTGGAGATTGTATTTGCTGATTTTCTCAAGTTGCTTTTTTCTGTTTACAGAGCTTATGTGCACTCAACTGTTGTGATGGATTGGTTTAAAATATGTTGTATGATTCCAAAAGAATTAAGTACTAAATAGAATTCGGAAATTTTGTTTGAATACTTGTGCAAGGCTACATGTGCTATGTCATTCTTGCTTTGTCACCCTGCGTGCGTTAATCTTCTGCAGCGCGCATTGGGCTGGTGTATGTAATATCTGGAATTGGTGGAAGTTTATTGTCTTCTTTGTTTGTGAGGACAACCATCTCAGTTGGTGCCTCCGGGGCATTGTTTGGTTTACTTGGCGCCATGCTTTCTGAACTCCTCATAAATTGGACGATATACGAGAACAAGGTATCTCTGCTACATTCAACTCGGCGTGTTTTCGCTTTTTTCCCAGTGAAAGTCGTACATTTTTCATTTCAAGAAGGGACGATAGCTCACAATTTGCTGTTTTTCTTAGTGTGCAGCCCTGTCGACTCTCGTCCTCATCATCATTATCAATCTAGCAGTTGGAATCCTCCCTCATGTGGACAACTTTGCACATCTTGGAGGATTTGTGACGGGATTTTTACTTGGATTTATTCTCCTAATCCGTCCTCAGTTTGGATGGGTAAACCAAAGAAATGCTCCTCCAGGTTACTATAGCAAAAACACGTCCAAGTACAAAGCATATCAGTACATATTCTTGATCCTCGCTCTGCTACTACTCATTGCAGAGTAAGTCTCGCCATTCCTTTAATTCATGTCCAGAAATCGCATGGCTTGAGATTGCTCTTTTGTCCTATATAATGACAAAAATGTATTGTGGCATCAGTTGGAAACTCATTCTTTAATTAACAATGCTGATTAACAGGCCTTAGAGCAAAGTCATTTACTGCATATATAGAATTTGACATCTTATATTAACAAAGAGGCCAAGAGCCTTCAGAAATGTTTCACTAAATATGTTGGTGGAAAGTGTTGACTTGACATTCAAAAAAACTCTGCCATCATGGAAATTATTGAGTTTTTGCTGTTACTAGGATTCCATAAATGGAGTTGACAATTTCTGAACTCATGCAGCTTTCGCATGTTCCTTGCTAGCTCTTGCGTGGTAAGGCTAAACTTGTGTACTTTTTCAATGTTCCCGTGCTAGATTTGCCGTCGGCCTGGGCCTGCTCCTGGGAGGCGCTGATGGGAATGATCACTGTCATTGGTGTCACTATTTGAGCTGCATCCCTAGCCCTTTTTGGGCTTGCGGACCAGTCCGTTGCTCGGTAATACATATTTCTCCATTTTGTCAGTTTGAACTTTCTTCATGATCGGACTTTCTTTATCGGTTCATCTCATCCACCATGCATCAGCGTCGAATGCCTGTGTTAATTTAAGCCCAGCTCTGGATATCTAATCTTGTAACCAAGCCATCGGTATTATGTTATGATATTATCTTATCTTAAGGCATCATTGCATAATACTTTGTGTGAAAGCCTCCTAGTTTGGATTTTTACATATACACTGCTCAGAATCTTTTTGGGTTAATAGTCAAATAATCTTCATTCAAATGTACCCATTCATTCTATTTCATCGAAAGTAAGTAGTGCAATTGGCATAGCAATAAATGCATTAAGTTGCTTGGACTTCCTTTTTACagattttctaatttttttttattactaaaaAGTTGAATgcatggcttgattgtgttTAAATATTGAAAAAATAGTCATTTATTATGTTGCAATTGTTATACGTGCTCAAGAATTAGTTAGGAATATTCTGGTCATGGAAAATATAATTTCATCTTAACAAGTTAACTACAACTACAAGGGTATATATGTAGAGTTCGGGGAGTAAAGTTTACAAGGGGCCAAATTCAGAGGGAAAAAGTGCAGTTAATCCTAATCCTTTTTATCAGCTGctgtttcttgattttatcatttTCATTGATCCTTTTCTCTGTTGAATACTACTGCAGTCGAGCCAACTGCAAAACCAGGTGAATATGACATGCTTGTCAAACCATAAAAGTGGTTTTTACACATTGCAAAATCCAAACAATACAGCAGAACTTCAGAGGCTTTGTACTGTGCTTTGTCATTGAGTTCACATATATAGCACCAAGGAAAGCCATGATGGCATTATTATGCTCAGCTACTGAGGTATACAGAGACATCGAGTGAAGTATACCACGCAGCATATACTCTCTATACTTGCTCAGCAGCATATCGTGCTGTATAGACTCATGGAGAGTGAAGTATATGCATGTACTATGAGAACCAATGTAAGAAGatcctatatatatatgagCCATCACTGAACAATTTCATGCAGCTCTTTCTGTCTTTTCCCAGCCCTGACGCCCAAACAGGAAGCTGCTGTCAATCAACACGAGCATTTTGAGTTCTACTCAGGTGCTCCTTAACATTTCAGAGACTTCACCATCCATCTGCTATAGTCGTAGGATTTCTGTGTAAACTGTTACTATAAAACTGGAAGGGGGTTTTCCGTGATGAAACAATAATATAAGAGCTTATTTAAGCGCAGACctaattgttttattttattttatttgtcgCCATTTTTTCCCCTATTAATTCATTTATTCTTCTCATCAAGAAGGGGTTTTTAAATTGGAGAATTCCCACTCACCTTTTACATTAAAAACAAGAGATATTTTGTTTAAGATCTTTTGCTCTATATTACAGGACAATCCAGGTTTGgctcaaatatatatatatatatatatatatatattatatatacgcTATGCcccctacaaaaaaaaaaaaaaaaggaaaaatttatTGTACCTGAAAAAGGAATATAGTGTACTACAAGAAAAACAAGGCCTAAATTAATAACGATAATAGAATCCCaaatgtaaataaataaaagaggtGCACCAGTGGGCCTGATGTGCTATTCTTCCGACCGACTGAGCCGTGGACCAATGTTATctgctttatttccttttcccttCTCTCATCTCATTGGgtataaaaggaaaaagtaaaATACACGTAAGGGACAAATCTAACGCTCTAATCCGATACTTACATGCCCTGATCAGCAAACTGTTTCAGAGGTTGGAGATCAGTGACCTAGCATTCTTCTGTCAGAAGATAATAATAATTCCGCCAGGTTAGTTCATCATCTTCCATTTGGCTCCAATTTTCGTTTCGCAGAAGAACTTTCTGATTTTAAATTAGCAAAAGCTTCAACTTTCTGACTAGTGGTTGTTTagtaatttatttgtttcaatgtCTGGTGTGGAGATTAGGCTGATCAGATTAGCAGCTAAGTGTAACTTAGTCTGGGCTATtgcctttcttttgtttctctgTGTCGAAGCTGTTAATTTTACCAGATAATGAAGAAAAGcttgatttttagaaaaattttggtaactATATTGAATTTTATCGAAAATTAAATCCGAGCATTCCTTCGGCCAAAAAGAAAGAGCAACTAAATTACTTGGCTTTCTGGTTGAATTCTAGATGCATGCTATTCTGATGATGCTATAGGGTTTTTGAGGATATTCTACTTTTGATAGACTGCAGGCTTAGTGATAAATATATTTTGTTTTGCTTCATACATACAGGTTGAAGATGGTGCACCAAGTAAGTGAGGTCAATGTTTCGACCTCGAATTTGAGTGCTGAAGATAATGTTGCTGCTGAAACCACTTTAGTGGGAGCTGAATTGTCCAATCATCCAGTGGGGATGGATGTAATGCCAACTGAGATTGTTCCTCAAAGTGAGCATAAGGTGGAGAATACGTTGGATGAACTAGAAAGTGAGAGCAAAGATGAAGAGAACGTGAATGAAGAAGTGGGAAAGGGTGAAGAGCTTTatgatgatgaggatgaggagGACGATGATGTTGATTATGATTATGATGATAATGATGATGATTATTTGATGGAGGAAGGAAGTGagatagaaaataaagaaaatgacaTATGTGAAGTTAAAGATAACAACAAGAGTACAACTGGTGAAGAAAGtgagaataaagaaaaagagtGCTGTAGCTTGGAcccaaagatgaagaaggtcgGGAACAAGAATGGAAGGAATAAGGTGGTAAATGGGGAATTGGGTAAATTGACTTCTAAACGTGAAGCTAAGTTTGAAGGAGGTGAACACAATGTTCCAATTGTGAGAGAAGACGGAAAGAGTGCAAAAGCAGAGATTGAAGAGAAAGGTGAAGGAAGTGCAAATAAGAAGGGTAAGAAATCGAGGAAAAGGAATAGAAGGAAGGTTAAAGAAGGGAACGCCGAGAAAGTGGCCTCTAAATCCAAGGATAAGCTCAAACCATCAGGCAAGAAAAAGACTTTGAAGAAGGCTGCGAGCATGGGAATGATATTCATGTGCAGCTCTAAGACAAAAAGGGACTGTTATCGATATAAGGTTCTTGGTCTACCTGCTAATAAACGAGATATAGTAGAAAAAGTATATAAAGGGATGAGGCTTTTTTTGTATGATGTTGATCTAAAATTGATGTATGGGATCTATAAAGCTGCAGGACCTGGGGGCTATAACATTGAACCAAAGGCATTCAAGTCCCAGTTTCCATCTCAGGTTTGGTTATACTTTTGAACTCTGATGTGAGACATAGCTGAATAATCTTGACTTTGCTCTTTTTTGCATGCTGTTTACGCGTATATACTGTGATGAGTTTGTTGGTCAGTGACAATTGGATGACTTGGATGAATTTAATGCTCTTTAGCAGGAGAAGGTGTATATTTGCCGAAAAATCCATAATTTTTCTTGTTTCCTCCCTTTATCACTGACCACAATGTTGACATTGCACTTAAAAGTCCCTGTCGCTTTTTTACTATTGTTCGGAAAAGATCCATAAGTCCCTGTTAAAGCATGTGGCACTGTTAATCACTAGCTTGAATGAGCCTTGTCAAACATATGGCAAGTATAGGCACTGTCCCTGAATAATTCGTGATTGTTGACCCTTGCACTTAAACTTACTGCCTTTCCAGCGTACAGCTGTTCTTTGTTCAACCATTCTCCCCGCATTTCCATCTAAATtgctttttcactttttctccCACAAGATCCAGAAGTCTCTGAGATACCATCAGGCACCGTCCATCACTAGCTTGACTAAGCCTTTCAAACACATTGGAAGTTTAGCTTGTCTAGAATTTTCTGCACATGGTTGATATTTTACAGTGTGTTAAGATTTATAAGCCATATCATTTCATTTTAACATATTGTGTTCAGTTCTTCTTTAACCAATTTGAATTCTTTATTTAGTTAATTAACTGATGCTTCTGTTTTCCACAAATTGTGTATTCAACTTTAAAAAATGTAGATGGGGCTCATATTTTTGCTCTTACCTTTCTTTTGGCCAACTGATTGGCATATGCACTGATTTTGCATTGGTTTCGGGTTTAAAACAAAGAGTTCAAATTCGAACCTGTATGTGCTAATCAAGGAGTAGGACTAGAGTCGAGTTCGAACCTGTATGTGCTAAAATTGGTGAGTTTTTGGATAGGTTCATTGAGATGTCTAGCCTGAGGATAGCAGTATTCGTGCTTGACTATTTGCACCTTTaatggggggggggggtgaatGCCAAGAGAGTTGTTTTGTGCGAATGTAGATGTAAACCGATGAATGGAAATCATAGCTCTTTTATATCAATTTAACAACGATAGAGTGTTTTATATGGCAAGAATACTGTTTGATGTCAATTTTTTTGTAAAGTGTTTCATTTGCTTCCTTTGTAAATGATTGATTGGCTGATGCTGTGAAATTCGGCTGATGAGTGACCTACCTCAAGCTGGTAATTGTGTTGTTATTCTCTCTGATTTGGCTTTTATATCAAAAAACTTTTAGAGATGCTCCTGCACATGCTTTTGTACCAACATTTCTTGTCATAAATCCCAAATCTCTTTATCCACTATGATCCTTTTGTCTTGATCGATGTTGTTATTTTCAACGTTACTGAATAGCACTGAATCTAAACCAATTCTTGGTCGCAGTTCTCTTTTTGGTCCCGACATCAAGTTGCCTGGCTTTTGCCTTGGAGAATGAACATTTGAAATCCAGACTTTGATGTTTTGCATTTAACTGAATACTTCTGAAAACTGTTGCCCTTCTGATGCCCCTCTTTAGTCTTATGTGCTATGAATTGCTAAAATGAAGAGCCTTTAGCACTTTTAATCCTAGAGTTGGCTCTGTTAGTTGTGTTTCAGATTGTTGGTTGTTAGAATAGCTGCTATGAATTCTAAGATGCCAGTTTTTGGATAATGCAGATATCACTGATAggatgatttagtgaagtttgtaaTGTTTGAATGCTGAAATGGATAGTGGAAAGAGTAGTTGTCATTCTAAACAATTTTCAGGGTGTATTTGCTGAACATTTTGGACAGTTTTACATGTAATTTTACTGTTGGTAAATTTGCTTGATAATGCTGAAAACCCAAAATTTAGAGCCAGTAGCCATAATCCCAGAACAACCTTCTATTCATAACTGAAAGTGTACCAGGTTCGCTTTATTGTTATGGAGGATTGCATACCATTGGCAGAGGACAAGTTTAAGAAGGTTATTAAAGAAAATTATTTCACAAGGACCAAGTTTGACTGCCAGTTGAAATCTGAGCAGGTAAGTTGAGGTTTTGTTTCAACTTTCAGCCATTATATGTGAAGCATGAACCCGTATAATCTGTCAAGGTATTTACCCATGTCTTGTAGTGTTATACTGGTATTATGATGCTtaataaaatgagaaacaaaactGGAGAAAGGAGAAGATAGGGAAGAGGGAGAAAGATGGGGGTAATGGAGAAAGGCAAGGGAAAAACTCAAATTTTCATTGAGTAACCAGTAATGGTCATCTTTAAATGCTTAGTCTGCAAATCAGCTACGTGAATCAGCAAAGGCTTAGTAGAAAACAGAAAGAGGAATAAAATCTTTTCTGATTCACATAAATTGCAATTTTGTTGCTCTTAATTGACTTTGATTAGTTTGAGATTTTTCTGTCATTTGTGCAACTGGATTTGTTCTCCTGCCCCTTGAACTGGCAATCTATTATGTGATGAGCTCCATCGCTTCATACATGCCATGATAGGTGAGGAAATTGTGCAAGCTTTTTGTTGCTGTGAGCAAACGCCCCAGGTCCAAAGGTTTGGATAGGGGTTTCAAGGAGAGGACTTATGCATCGATAGGTCGGGATAGGCTTAGAGTTCTAGACATAGATGAAGAGAGGCGCTCTGCCTTAGATGAGAAGCGTCAATACCCTGGTATTCGTCAAAGGGAAGTAATTGCATCTCCGCTGGACCCAGTGCACCGATTTGCTCCTTTACTTCCGCCAGCCGCTGCTCCATTATATGCCTATGACAGGACTACTGAAAGAGATGCTTACAGGCAGAACCTGTTGTCAGAGCATCGTGATTCCTACAGACGACGACCGCTGGAGTGCCGGGATGCTTACAGGTGGGAGCCTTATGGACAACCACTCTTGGATTCTCGTGATTCTTACAGGCGGGAGCGTTCCAGACAATCACCACTGCAGTCTCCGGATGTTTACAGGCAGGACACTCTTTTGGATCATCGTGAGAATCATGGGTGGGATGGGGTAGTGGAGCATCTTAACGCGAGGCCATTAAAGCTGGAAGCAAGGCATCGTGATGACATTGCCATGGATGATCCTTACATCTTGTACAGAGAACGTCAATCGTACCGTGATCCTGTTTACATTCAAAATTTGTCGCCAGAACGTGATTGTTACCTTCCTGTTGGCCGACGATACAAGTACCGATCTAGAGAAGACCCATTAACGGAATACCGCTCGACACGATCCTTTACTCGAGCCCGGTATAGATACTAGAAAGTGACAGCAGTGGAGCTCTCTCCGGATGCAATGCTGTTTCGAGTCGGAATCAGTTAGTTGGAAGGCACGATGTTTTATACTATCATTCTTGTGGGAGAAACTGATTTCCAGAGACCCAACTTAGCTGCTCTACCTGTAATTTTAGTATGCAAGTTTTTAATATGCCAAATAAATTTCTGTAATTTTAATATACAAGTTTGTAATATGCCAAATAAATTTCTGTAAAAGTGCAAATTTAGCTGCTGTATCTCTCCGCCATTTTTAAGTTTGCAGTACCAACTGGTTGCCTATGCTTTGAACATTGCTGGTGGTGGCGGCCTTGCAGAAATGAGTAATACAATTTATCTATGCTTTTGAGCGGTTAAAACTTCGAGTATTATGGCGGTGCCTTGGCTTGGGTGTTACAGTAATAGTTACCATTCGGCTCCGGAAGTTCCTTTTAGAAATGTATCAATTTCCATGATTGTCAAATTCATAATTACCATTCCGTTCCGGAAGTTCTTTGCTAGAAATGAACGTTGAGGTAAAATTTGATCGTGCAGGGCAACTTTGAAAAATACACCGAAACACTTCGACAAATAGTAGTATGTCAGCAGAAAGTAAGTATTACTACTAGACTCAATATCTACAAGACAATTAAGAGGTACGACAATTggttttatttgaaaaaaaaaaaa encodes:
- the LOC113782758 gene encoding uncharacterized protein LOC113782758 — encoded protein: MVHQVSEVNVSTSNLSAEDNVAAETTLVGAELSNHPVGMDVMPTEIVPQSEHKVENTLDELESESKDEENVNEEVGKGEELYDDEDEEDDDVDYDYDDNDDDYLMEEGSEIENKENDICEVKDNNKSTTGEESENKEKECCSLDPKMKKVGNKNGRNKVVNGELGKLTSKREAKFEGGEHNVPIVREDGKSAKAEIEEKGEGSANKKGKKSRKRNRRKVKEGNAEKVASKSKDKLKPSGKKKTLKKAASMGMIFMCSSKTKRDCYRYKVLGLPANKRDIVEKVYKGMRLFLYDVDLKLMYGIYKAAGPGGYNIEPKAFKSQFPSQVRFIVMEDCIPLAEDKFKKVIKENYFTRTKFDCQLKSEQVRKLCKLFVAVSKRPRSKGLDRGFKERTYASIGRDRLRVLDIDEERRSALDEKRQYPGIRQREVIASPLDPVHRFAPLLPPAAAPLYAYDRTTERDAYRQNLLSEHRDSYRRRPLECRDAYRWEPYGQPLLDSRDSYRRERSRQSPLQSPDVYRQDTLLDHRENHGWDGVVEHLNARPLKLEARHRDDIAMDDPYILYRERQSYRDPVYIQNLSPERDCYLPVGRRYKYRSREDPLTEYRSTRSFTRARYRY
- the LOC113774626 gene encoding RHOMBOID-like protein 1; the encoded protein is MGRAKTSSSSESDKVEIKIQPRSDLNPAVVIPRPANHQQNFHPPPHRPPQRPRSHRLFKKWIPWFVPTIVLVNVAIFVYAMYLNDCPRNSENCIGRSLLDRFAFQSTKENPLLGPSAATLLKLGALDVKSVVDGHQVWRLASCMWLHAGVFHVLANMLSLIFVGVRLEQEFGFARIGLVYVISGIGGSLLSSLFVRTTISVGASGALFGLLGAMLSELLINWTIYENKCAALSTLVLIIIINLAVGILPHVDNFAHLGGFVTGFLLGFILLIRPQFGWVNQRNAPPGYYSKNTSKYKAYQYIFLILALLLLIAEFAVGLGLLLGGADGNDHCHWCHYLSCIPSPFWACGPVRCSSSQLQNQVNMTCLSNHKSGFYTLQNPNNTAELQRLCTVLCH